A window of bacterium genomic DNA:
GGGCAGGTGATCAGCCCCATGGATCCCACCAGCACCTATGCGCTGGAGCTGCAGCTTGGGCAATTGGCTCTTGCCCGCGGTGACGAAAAGAAAGCGTGGGAAGTGTGGAACGCCGCGCTGAAAGAGCAGGGCAAAACCTTCGAGACCATCCGCGCCCTGGTGATGGTATTGCAGCAGAATCGCCGCTGGGAAGACAGCGAGAAGTTGATCCGCGATTTCCGCAAAGAGAGCAAACAGCCCGCCTATATGGCTTTGGAACTGGCGCTGGGTCTGCGCGGCCAGATGGATTATGCCGGGGCCACCGAACAGCTTCTGGTCTATGCGGAGAACACTCCCGCGAGCTGGCAGGTGGCGATGAACTATCTTGAAATGTTTCCGGACGATTCCACCGTTTCGCCCAAGGTGAGCGCCGTGCTGCGCAAGGCCGTGCAGCGCGACCGCAAAAATCCCATTCTCTGGCGGATGATCGCTGGCTACGCCCACAAGACCGGGCATCCGGATGAATCGCTGGAGGCCACCATTGCCGCCGATTCCCTCTCCCACGGCAACGGCGCCGAAACGCTGGGTCAGGCGCAGCAGTTTCTCACGGAGAAATCCGTCGCCGTCGCCCGGCGCGGATTTCAGAAGGTCCTGTCGTGGAAACCGCCCGCTGATGTTGCCGCGCGCGCCGAACTGGGATTGGCCAAGTGCCTTGAAGCGCTGGATCAGGCGGGTGAAGCCAAGCGCGCCTATGAGTCCTTTGTGTCCATGCACGGCACCGCCCGCGAGGCCGACGAAGCCCGCTTTCGCATCGCGGAAATCATGCTGAACCATGATCACAATCCCACCGACGCGCTCGGTATGTACAAGGGACTGTGGCAGCGGGCAACCGCTATTCCCCGCGCGCAGATTGGCCTGCGGATCGGCGATTGTCACGCCTTTATGCGCGACTTCGACGACGCCGTCAAGGCCTGGTCCGACGTGGTGCATCTGAACGGCACGGCCATGAATGAGGATGCCACACAGGCGTTGCTGCGGATTGCCCATGCCAACTTGTGGCGCGATTCGCTGGCCGGTGCCATGGCGATTCTGGACAGCATCCAGACCGGCAGCCCCATGAACAGCGGCTTCAATGAAGCCGTGCTCTACAGCGGGGTGCTCGGTGAAGGCGGCTTTCACGGCGCGGTGCGTGTCTTTGCCGAAGGCGACTACGCCGAATTCTGCAATCAGGATTCCCTGGCCGCGTCCAAGTATGACTCGGCGGCCAGCCTGGCCAAGACCGGCAAGCTTGCCGAATGGGCGCGCTACTCGCAGGCTCTTACACTGCGTGATGCCCGCCAGCCGCAGCGCGCGGTCGCTGTGCTGGACACCTTCATCGCCAACTTCCCCGAATCGGTGGACGTCGACCGCGCCGAATACATGCGCGCCGTGATCCGCATGGAAGATCTGCACGACGACAAAACCGCGCTCACCGAATTCCAGAACTTCCTCGCCGCCCGTCCGCGCTCCATCTATCTTGAAGAAGCTCGCAAAAAGGCACGGATGCTGACGGGACGGATTTCGTGATTCAGTAGGCTGAAATTCAGAACCCCCTTCTGATTCCCCCTTTTTCAAAGGGGGAAGGGCAGTCCGAGCGTCCTCCGTTCACGGGGGATTAAGGGGGGTGAAACTCCCCTGATTTTGAAATTAAAATTCCATTCATACTTATATGCAATACGATCCTTGGAATGTGGCGCGGGAGGGCGAGACCAATGGTCAGCCGTCTGCGGCAACCGACGCGGAACAGGCCGCCGAGCAGGTGCTGCTCGATGCCTATTCGCAGGCCGTTACGGGCGTGGTCGAGCGTGTCAGTCCGACCGTAGTGGGCATTGAAGTCGCCCATATGGTGCGGATGCGCAACCGGCCCGATGCCCAGCGCGAAGTGCACGGCGGCGGCAGCGGCTTCTTTTTTACGCCCGACGGCTTTATCCTGACCAATAGCCATGTGGCCCACGGCGCGACCAAACTCGATGTAACGCTCAACGATGGCCGCCGCTACAGTGCCGATCTGGTGGGCGACGATCCCGATACGGACTTAGCTGTGCTGCGTATCGGCGGCGGGGATTTTGTCGCCGCGCCCCTCGGGGATTCGTCACAGATCCGCGTCGGCCAGCTTGTGATCGCCATCGGCAGCCCGTACGGCTTTCAAGCCACAGTTACCACGGGAGTGGTCAGTGCGCTGGGCCGCACTTTCCGCTCGATTTCGGGACGGCTGATTGACAGTGTCATCCAAACCGACGCTGCGCTCAATCCCGGCAACTCCGGCGGCCCACTGGTCAATTCGCGGGGGGAAGTCATCGGCGTCAACACAGCGGTAATTCCCACTGCCCAGGGGATCTGTTTTGCTATTGCGGTCAACACCGCGCGTTTTGTGGCTTCGCAGATCATCCGCCATGGCCGCGTCAAGCGCAGCTACTTAGGGGTCGGCGGACAGAACACACCGCTCTCCCAGCGCTATGTGCGTTTTCATCACTTGCAGGCGGGCAGCGGGATTCTGGTGCAGTCCATCGAGGACCACAGCCCCGCGCAGCTTGCGGGATTGCAGCAGGGCGATATCATCGTCGAATACGGCGAGCACCCAGTCTCCAGCATCGATGATCTGCACCGCCTGCTCACCGAAGATCAGGTCGGCATCCGCGCCCCGCTCACGGTCCTGCGCGGCGTGGAAAAACTGACCTTGGAAGTCGTCCCCGCCGAAGCCCGGCAAGCGGCCTAACAAAGGATGAAGGCGGAAGGATGAGGGATGAAAGGGTAGGGACACTTACAGCAATGCGTCCGCAGGAGGAGCAAAGGTAGGGGCGGGGCAAGCAGGTGATGTGGCATAAAGCACAGATCTTCATGTGCGACCCGCCCGCGCTTCGCACAAAACAAGACCGGCCCTGCATCAGAATGCAGAGCCGGTGAAAAAAGGGCGTTGAATAGACGCGCTACGGGCTCTTGAATACAGCATGTGTGCCCACACGACGCAGCATGCAAACATCCAGGCCTCTGAACTTTCCTTCAAAGCTGAAGGTCATGCGGTGGCTTTGGCTGATCCGCGCTTCCCATACGCCCGGATGCCCATGAACTTTTTTCACTTGCAAGCCCGGATAACGCCAGTTCCTGTCGAGCAGCTCAACCGCTCGAGCAACCTGATGTTGATGTACTTTCGACAGCGCCTCAAAGTCTTTCCTGAACCGATCTGTCCATTGAATATAGAGCAACGGTCTCTTGCCTATTTCTTGGACTTGAGCGCCGCGATGGCCGCTTTTGCGCCCTTGTAACGCCGGGACACCCGGCCAGCCTTGATATCCTCATAGGCTTCCTGCTCTGCCTTTTCCCAGTCCTCTGCCGTCCAAGGGCGGTCGCTGAATAACTGAGGCGAAAGAATAATAGAGCCGGGAGGAACGACCGTGCGCTTACGAGCCACGGTGAACGCGACAAAGGCTCCTTCTGACACCTTGGCCGCTTCACAAACGGCCTGCGGCAACGTGATCTGATTCTTGGCGCGGATACGCGCCGTTGATGTCTTGGGCTCGCGGGAACGGGGTCTGTTTTCCATCTTTCACACTTTCCTACTTTCTTACTCTGCGCAATATACAGCAGGAAAGGGCGAAAGTCAAGCCACGCGGTGGCACGTCTTTAAATCCATCTTTTACATACTCTATGAATCGCATTCTCCGCCTCATCCTTCATCCCTCATCCTTCATCCTTGCCTTGTTGCTCTGCGCTCTGCCCGCCTTTGCCGCCAAGCTGCTGATTCCCATGGACCTTGCGCAGACCGACCATCTCAAAGCCTACGGCATTGCCTGGGATGCGCTGCATCGGGGCCTTAAGGTCGAGTGGCTGCTGAACTATCGCGGCGGCAGCTTCATGATGGACCCGACTCCGGAAATCGAAGCCGAGTGCCGCTTGCGCGGTGTGCTCTCCGAGAACGTGGGCGATCCCGGACCGATCTACAGCCAGATCGAGAACAATAACATGGAAACCGTGCTGCTGGAGAAGGCCACCAAAATTGCCATCTATGCGCCGCCCGAAGTCGAGCACGGCCCGTGGGATGATGCCGTGAACCTTGCCCTCACCTATGCCGAAATTCCCTTTGACCGGCTCTATGATGAAGACATTCTGGCCGGCAAGCTGTCCAAGTATGACTGGATCCACCTCCACCATGAAGACTTTACCGGACAGTACGGCAAGTTCTACGGCATGTACCGCAATGCCGACTGGTACATCAGGCAGGTGCAGTCCGAAGAGTCCCGCGCGGCCAAGTTAGGCTTCAAAAAGGTCTCGCAGCTTAAGCTCGCCGTGGCGCGTACGCTGCACAGCTATGTCGGTCAGGGCGGCTTCATGTTTGCCATGTGCAGCGCCACCGACAGCTATGACATTGCCATGGCCGCCATGGAGACCGACATCTGCGCGCCCGCCATGGACGGCGACGCCATCGATCCCGATTACAATGCCAAGCTGCGCTTCGACCAGTGCTTTGCCTTCCAGAATTTCCACCTGATTACCGATCCGATGGTCTATGCCAAGTCGGATATCGACGTCACGCCCGTCATGGGCATGATGCCGCGCGGCGACGAAGGCGACTACTTCACGCTGTTCGATTTCTCGGCCAAGTATGATCCCGTCCCCAGCATGCTCACGCAGGATCACACCGCGGTCATCAAAGGCTTCATGGGTCAGACCACCGGCTTCCACAAGGAGTTCTTGAAGTCCAGTGTGACGGTGCTCGGCCAGAATGAAGGCACCGACCAGATCAAGTACATCTACAGCAACTTCGGCAAAGGCTTCTGGACCTACTACGGCGGCCACGACCCCGAAGACTACCGCCACCAAGTCGGCGATCCCCCCACCAACCTGGCCCTCCACAAAAACTCCCCCGGCTACCGCCTGATCCTTAATAATGTTCTGTTTCCTGCTGCCAAGAAGAAGCAGTTGAAGACGTAGAACTGAACTAGCAGTTGGTGCAGGACTCACATAGCTCGCTATATCAGCGGGCTTTTTGTTTGCCAAACGACAGACATCCAATGTTTTTCAGAAGCCACATTCAGAAACACACTCATAAAAAAAAGAAAAATAATTAATTACAGATATTGTTGTGCGTCATAATCGGCTTCGTTAGTTCATTGTAATAGATATGATGCTCTCCTTGCTCGTTTACGTGTTGGAATCTTGGTGCATATTCCTACGCCCTATTTGTGGCCTAAATATGCTATTCATATGACAATGACGATAGACGGATCAACAGCGTCCGGGCTTGCGTTCATATTGGATTACCTCTCCCCCCCCTCCCATGCCAAATAAGCAAATGCGTGCCGCAATGCTTACAATATCTCTTGACAACAAATGGTCTTCTGTGAATGGCAATGGCAAAGTTGTGGCGACTGGGCAATAGACAACATGGAGTGTCTTGGGCTGAGATTGTATTCAGATGAACTGCTCACAGAAGTATCCTAACAGACTCTTCAACGGTGGAGGCATAAGAGCAGCGAAAACGTGGAATCAAATTTGTTAATATGATGTGCTTCGATCGAACCATATTGTGCAAGTGATTTAAATTACAATTGTTAGCGCTATTGCTTGGAATTTGATGGTCTGCTCCGCTGCCTTGACAAAATTGAAAAGGCGTGTTATATTTCCATCACAGACAAATGTGCACGCGTTTTGCTCCTTGACCCTCCAAAACGGCATTGGCCAAATCGGGGCGCGAACAATGCAGCTTGTTCTGCACTGAGACCGTTTTCAACAGTATGCCAACCCAGAGAGATCTCAGTTTTGAAGTAGATTGTCAGTTCATTCATCCAAGGAGAAGGCAGAGCAATGCCAGAATCAAGATTTAGTCTAGACCTCGGCAAGGGGACCTTCGAGGTCACCGGAAGCGAGGAGTTCATTGAGCGTCACCTGCCTGATCTGAAGGATCTGGCATCTAAGGTGATTGAAGTCATGAAACAAAACCCTCAGACATCTGGTGCTCCCGCTCCCGCGATGGGGATCAATGCCCGGCAGCAGTTGAGATATTCCGACGATCTATCGTCGGCTCCGAGCGAGCTTCTGGTAGATGAACTGAAAGCATTTCTCGATGCACTTGAGCTGCGCGAGAGCGAAATTGAATACACGACCGCAATCGTGTATTACTTGCGCGAAAAACTCGGCAGGGATACGGTAGAATTTGACGACATCGAAGAATGCTATCGGCTCGTTGGACGTCCGGTCCCGCGCATAGACAAGTCAGTGCATAATGCAGCGTATCGTTACAAGTTTTTGAATCGCGATAAGGACGGAAATGTTGCAATTACGCGGGTTGGACGCAATTTCATAGAACATCCGGAGACTGCCCGCGGAGCAAAACCGTCAAAAGGCACAAAGTCCGACGACAATGGAGATACACGAAAGAAATCATCGAGCTCTGCTCCATCACCCAAGGTGAAGGGTGATTTGGACCTTTTTGGAACGGCAGGACATATCCCGTTTAAGGGTTTTTGCGAGAGCAAATCCATCAACGAGAAGTCTAGTAACGCTGACAAGTTTGCCGTGTCCGCTTATTATCTGACCCAGCAAATCGGGCAACCTACCTTCGACGAAAACGATATTTACACTTGTTTTGATCATATGCGTTGGGCACCACCATCCTATATTCGAAACAACTTGATCAACCACAAGAACCAGTTTGGTTATTACTCAATGGAAGAAGGGCGGTTTGCGGTGACTCTTAAGCTGAAGATCCGAGTAGAACGCGAGCTTGGCGAGAGAACGCCGGGGAACCTTGATCTCTTGAAGTGAAAATGCAATCCTACATAGGATACAGTCGAACCGTTGAGAACGTTATATGCAAGGGT
This region includes:
- a CDS encoding tetratricopeptide repeat protein, producing MTSSTRPIRLALLLILLGLLWTVVQAQVKITPVPMTGKPPSKVVSDEAVMAERARRAEAAGDYARALSIWQELANRSPWNVEAVQGVPRDMIVLKKYDDAERFLNEWIHKNELRGQVISPMDPTSTYALELQLGQLALARGDEKKAWEVWNAALKEQGKTFETIRALVMVLQQNRRWEDSEKLIRDFRKESKQPAYMALELALGLRGQMDYAGATEQLLVYAENTPASWQVAMNYLEMFPDDSTVSPKVSAVLRKAVQRDRKNPILWRMIAGYAHKTGHPDESLEATIAADSLSHGNGAETLGQAQQFLTEKSVAVARRGFQKVLSWKPPADVAARAELGLAKCLEALDQAGEAKRAYESFVSMHGTAREADEARFRIAEIMLNHDHNPTDALGMYKGLWQRATAIPRAQIGLRIGDCHAFMRDFDDAVKAWSDVVHLNGTAMNEDATQALLRIAHANLWRDSLAGAMAILDSIQTGSPMNSGFNEAVLYSGVLGEGGFHGAVRVFAEGDYAEFCNQDSLAASKYDSAASLAKTGKLAEWARYSQALTLRDARQPQRAVAVLDTFIANFPESVDVDRAEYMRAVIRMEDLHDDKTALTEFQNFLAARPRSIYLEEARKKARMLTGRIS
- a CDS encoding trypsin-like peptidase domain-containing protein codes for the protein MQYDPWNVAREGETNGQPSAATDAEQAAEQVLLDAYSQAVTGVVERVSPTVVGIEVAHMVRMRNRPDAQREVHGGGSGFFFTPDGFILTNSHVAHGATKLDVTLNDGRRYSADLVGDDPDTDLAVLRIGGGDFVAAPLGDSSQIRVGQLVIAIGSPYGFQATVTTGVVSALGRTFRSISGRLIDSVIQTDAALNPGNSGGPLVNSRGEVIGVNTAVIPTAQGICFAIAVNTARFVASQIIRHGRVKRSYLGVGGQNTPLSQRYVRFHHLQAGSGILVQSIEDHSPAQLAGLQQGDIIVEYGEHPVSSIDDLHRLLTEDQVGIRAPLTVLRGVEKLTLEVVPAEARQAA
- a CDS encoding asparagine synthetase B gives rise to the protein MNRILRLILHPSSFILALLLCALPAFAAKLLIPMDLAQTDHLKAYGIAWDALHRGLKVEWLLNYRGGSFMMDPTPEIEAECRLRGVLSENVGDPGPIYSQIENNNMETVLLEKATKIAIYAPPEVEHGPWDDAVNLALTYAEIPFDRLYDEDILAGKLSKYDWIHLHHEDFTGQYGKFYGMYRNADWYIRQVQSEESRAAKLGFKKVSQLKLAVARTLHSYVGQGGFMFAMCSATDSYDIAMAAMETDICAPAMDGDAIDPDYNAKLRFDQCFAFQNFHLITDPMVYAKSDIDVTPVMGMMPRGDEGDYFTLFDFSAKYDPVPSMLTQDHTAVIKGFMGQTTGFHKEFLKSSVTVLGQNEGTDQIKYIYSNFGKGFWTYYGGHDPEDYRHQVGDPPTNLALHKNSPGYRLILNNVLFPAAKKKQLKT